From the Streptomyces pluripotens genome, one window contains:
- a CDS encoding lipoprotein, translated as MVQFRAGSTGGRALVAAALVTVLGGCGHSAGGDGKKPAGASPTATATAQSTGVEDTAAASGGTLGAAGSACRLPVTFDVAAGWKAEAIDAGAGLSKASKGSDGGANGDLAEALLHQGPVTASCEVDAKPAGNIGFLRVWTGKTGKADAGSVLREFVAAEDNVTQAKYHSFKTGGGLSAVEVTYLYKSKLLDETKKECAFAVTTPNGPVVLHLGGMDTEEHDAMLPAYELAKQTLKVS; from the coding sequence ATGGTGCAGTTCAGGGCGGGGTCTACGGGGGGCAGGGCGCTCGTGGCCGCAGCACTGGTGACAGTGCTCGGCGGGTGCGGGCACTCGGCGGGCGGTGACGGGAAGAAGCCCGCTGGCGCATCACCGACCGCAACCGCAACCGCGCAGAGCACGGGAGTCGAGGACACTGCGGCTGCGAGCGGAGGTACGCTCGGTGCCGCGGGTTCCGCCTGCCGCCTGCCTGTCACCTTCGACGTCGCCGCAGGCTGGAAGGCCGAGGCGATCGATGCGGGTGCGGGGCTGTCGAAAGCGTCGAAGGGGTCCGACGGTGGCGCGAACGGGGACCTAGCCGAGGCCCTGCTCCACCAGGGTCCGGTCACGGCATCTTGCGAGGTCGACGCCAAGCCGGCCGGGAACATCGGCTTCCTGCGCGTGTGGACCGGCAAGACGGGCAAGGCCGACGCCGGTAGCGTACTGCGGGAGTTCGTCGCCGCGGAGGACAACGTCACCCAGGCGAAGTACCACTCGTTCAAGACCGGTGGCGGGCTCTCCGCCGTGGAAGTGACCTACCTCTACAAGAGCAAGCTCCTGGACGAGACGAAGAAGGAGTGCGCCTTCGCGGTCACCACTCCCAACGGTCCGGTCGTCCTGCACCTCGGTGGCATGGACACCGAGGAGCACGATGCGATGCTGCCCGCGTACGAACTCGCCAAGCAGACCCTCAAGGTCAGCTGA
- a CDS encoding C40 family peptidase gives MTAPPAPLTAPLPAVPRPGAAPPGRPGPAVVKAGNRSKLTAARDLLAQYAVQYAPRPTPPGPDAGFTAAQTSWGTGAWQEVGPAAAPAGQVPDSASFAQPADSSPTTGPLPRSGAPSVTSVATTAAPALYTGSAPDTGSAPAPDPGSLTGLPAPLSVPPRVARAAKAVAFARAQIGKPCVWGATGPDSYDCSSLIQAAWKAAGVVLPRAAQQQALAGAPVAPGDMEPGDLVLFFDDDRHVGLHVGDGVMVHAPGPGASIREESLHSAGEAAIHRIVRPA, from the coding sequence GTGACCGCTCCGCCCGCTCCGCTCACTGCGCCCCTGCCCGCTGTTCCGCGGCCCGGCGCCGCCCCGCCCGGCCGCCCCGGGCCCGCCGTGGTCAAGGCCGGCAACCGGAGCAAGCTCACCGCAGCGCGTGACCTGCTCGCCCAGTACGCCGTCCAGTACGCTCCCCGCCCGACGCCCCCCGGCCCCGATGCCGGGTTCACGGCCGCGCAGACCTCCTGGGGCACCGGCGCGTGGCAGGAGGTCGGCCCCGCAGCGGCTCCGGCAGGTCAGGTTCCCGACTCGGCTTCCTTCGCTCAGCCGGCCGACTCCTCGCCCACCACCGGCCCGCTCCCCCGCTCCGGTGCCCCCTCGGTCACGAGCGTCGCAACCACCGCAGCCCCAGCCCTCTACACCGGCTCTGCCCCAGATACCGGCTCTGCCCCAGCCCCGGACCCCGGGTCCCTCACGGGCCTCCCCGCACCCCTGTCCGTACCACCCCGTGTGGCGCGTGCCGCCAAGGCCGTCGCATTCGCCCGGGCGCAGATCGGTAAGCCGTGCGTGTGGGGTGCGACCGGGCCGGACTCCTATGACTGCTCCAGCCTGATCCAGGCTGCGTGGAAGGCGGCCGGGGTCGTACTGCCGCGGGCCGCGCAGCAGCAGGCCCTCGCCGGTGCGCCGGTTGCGCCCGGCGACATGGAGCCCGGTGATCTCGTCCTCTTCTTCGACGACGACCGGCACGTTGGCCTCCACGTCGGCGACGGCGTCATGGTCCACGCGCCGGGGCCGGGGGCGTCGATCCGCGAGGAGTCGCTCCACAGCGCCGGTGAGGCGGCGATCCACCGGATCGTCAGGCCCGCCTGA
- a CDS encoding FAD-dependent oxidoreductase, with amino-acid sequence MPRPLRVAIVGAGPAGIYAADALLKSDVAADPGVSIDLFERMPAPFGLIRYGVAPDHPRIKGIVTALHQVLDKPQVRLFGNVDYPTDISLDDLRAFYDAVVFSTGAMADRELPIPGIELDGSYGAADFVSWYDGHPDVPRTWPLQAEKVAVLGVGNVALDVARILAKTADELLPTEIPPNVHHGLRANKAVEIHVFGRRGPAQAKFSPMELRELDHSPNIEVIVDPEDIDYDEGSIETRRGNKQADMVAKTLENWAIRDVGNRPHKLFLHFFESPSKILGEDGKVAGLRTERTALDGTGNVKGTGDYKDWDVTAVYRAVGYLSEKLPKLPWDLASGTVPDEGGRVIEEGGGHLQSTYVTGWIRRGPIGLIGHTKGDANETVANLLDDYANGRLHAPASPAPKAVDAFLAERDVRFTTWEGWYRLDAAERALGEPQGRERVKIVEREDMLRESGA; translated from the coding sequence ATGCCGCGCCCCCTGCGGGTAGCCATCGTCGGAGCCGGCCCTGCCGGCATCTACGCCGCCGACGCCCTGCTCAAGTCCGACGTGGCCGCCGACCCCGGCGTCTCCATCGACCTCTTCGAGCGGATGCCCGCACCGTTCGGCCTGATCCGGTACGGCGTCGCGCCCGACCACCCTCGGATCAAGGGCATCGTCACCGCCCTGCACCAGGTGCTCGACAAGCCGCAGGTCCGCCTGTTCGGCAACGTCGACTACCCGACCGACATCAGCCTGGACGACCTGCGCGCCTTCTACGACGCGGTCGTCTTCTCCACCGGAGCAATGGCCGACCGGGAACTACCCATCCCCGGTATCGAGCTGGACGGTTCCTACGGTGCCGCCGACTTCGTCTCCTGGTACGACGGCCACCCGGACGTCCCGCGCACCTGGCCGCTCCAGGCCGAGAAGGTGGCCGTACTCGGCGTCGGCAACGTCGCGCTCGACGTCGCCCGGATCCTCGCCAAGACCGCGGACGAGCTGCTGCCCACCGAGATCCCGCCGAACGTCCACCACGGTCTGCGGGCCAACAAGGCCGTGGAGATCCATGTCTTCGGCCGCCGCGGCCCGGCACAGGCCAAGTTCAGCCCGATGGAACTGCGCGAGCTGGATCACTCACCCAACATCGAGGTGATCGTCGACCCCGAGGACATCGACTACGACGAGGGCTCGATCGAGACCCGGCGCGGCAACAAGCAGGCCGACATGGTCGCCAAGACCCTGGAGAACTGGGCGATCCGAGACGTCGGCAACCGCCCCCACAAACTGTTCCTGCACTTCTTCGAGTCTCCCTCAAAGATCCTGGGCGAGGACGGCAAGGTGGCCGGGCTGCGCACGGAACGCACCGCCCTCGACGGCACCGGCAACGTCAAGGGCACCGGCGACTACAAGGACTGGGACGTCACCGCCGTCTACCGGGCGGTCGGCTACCTGTCCGAGAAGCTGCCCAAGCTGCCCTGGGACCTCGCCTCCGGAACCGTCCCGGACGAGGGCGGCCGGGTGATCGAGGAAGGCGGCGGCCACCTCCAGTCCACGTACGTCACCGGCTGGATCAGACGCGGTCCGATCGGCCTCATCGGCCACACCAAGGGCGATGCCAACGAGACCGTGGCAAACCTGCTGGACGACTACGCCAACGGCCGGCTGCACGCCCCGGCCTCGCCCGCGCCAAAAGCCGTGGACGCGTTCCTCGCCGAGCGCGATGTCCGCTTCACCACCTGGGAGGGCTGGTACCGGCTGGACGCCGCCGAGCGGGCGCTGGGCGAACCGCAGGGCCGCGAGCGCGTGAAGATCGTCGAGCGCGAGGACATGCTCAGGGAGAGCGGGGCGTAG
- a CDS encoding serine hydrolase, which yields MGVRRTTAHRNAAEHRLPRSRTVITASALAPLLLLGPATLPRAAPPPQPPPQLSAAAVDRAVGRLDGLIRDGMRQTGVPGVAVAVVYQDRVVYLKGFGKREVGRDATVGPDTVFQLASVSKPLASTVVAGAVGSKAIGWDDPVAPHLPGFALHDPWVTSHVTVADLFAHRSGLPDHAGDLLEDLGYDRAYILRHLREEPLNPFRASYAYTNFGLTAAAEAVARATGTTWEKLAQDTLYRPAGMNSTSSRFADFEKAKDRAVTHVKEPDGSWQAAYVRDADAQSPAGGASSSARDMARWLRLQLANGKLDGKQIIPAGPLERTHVPQIVANQPAAPAGRAGFYGLGWNVSYDDLGRLRLSHSGAFGLGANTNVTMLPGEQLGIVVLTNGEPVGLADSIALDFFDLAQHGRSTADWRALVNQAYQHQQQEARSPTDYTSPPAHPTAARADDAYTGTYANDYYGPLTVTASHGTLSMRLGPKPTVFRLTHYDGDTFSFQTTGENASGLSGVTFHHVRNGRADRVTVEAFDRNGLGTFARQ from the coding sequence ATGGGTGTTCGGCGCACGACAGCACACCGAAACGCCGCGGAACACCGTCTGCCGCGTTCACGGACCGTGATCACCGCGTCCGCCCTCGCCCCGCTGCTGCTTCTCGGCCCTGCGACGTTGCCCCGCGCCGCTCCTCCTCCACAACCGCCCCCGCAGCTGTCCGCCGCTGCCGTGGACCGCGCAGTCGGCAGGCTCGACGGCCTCATCCGGGACGGGATGCGGCAGACCGGCGTGCCGGGTGTCGCGGTAGCCGTTGTCTACCAGGACCGTGTGGTCTACCTGAAGGGCTTCGGCAAGCGCGAGGTGGGTCGGGATGCGACCGTGGGCCCGGATACGGTGTTCCAGCTGGCCTCGGTCTCCAAACCGCTCGCCTCCACGGTCGTCGCGGGCGCCGTCGGCAGCAAGGCGATCGGGTGGGACGATCCCGTGGCTCCGCACCTGCCCGGATTCGCGCTGCACGACCCGTGGGTGACCTCCCACGTCACCGTCGCCGACCTCTTCGCCCACCGCAGCGGCCTACCGGACCACGCCGGAGACCTCCTGGAGGACCTCGGCTACGACAGGGCGTACATCCTCCGTCATCTGCGCGAGGAGCCGCTCAACCCGTTCCGCGCGAGCTACGCGTACACCAACTTCGGCCTGACCGCCGCCGCGGAGGCCGTCGCCCGGGCCACGGGCACGACCTGGGAGAAGCTCGCGCAGGACACGCTCTACCGCCCGGCCGGCATGAACTCCACCAGTTCCCGTTTCGCGGACTTCGAGAAGGCGAAGGACAGGGCCGTCACACACGTGAAGGAGCCCGACGGAAGCTGGCAGGCCGCCTATGTGCGCGACGCTGATGCCCAGTCCCCCGCGGGCGGCGCCAGCTCCAGCGCCCGGGACATGGCCCGCTGGCTGCGGCTGCAACTGGCGAACGGCAAACTCGACGGCAAGCAGATCATCCCCGCCGGTCCGCTGGAGCGCACCCACGTCCCGCAGATCGTCGCGAACCAGCCGGCCGCGCCGGCCGGCCGCGCCGGCTTCTACGGCCTCGGCTGGAACGTCAGCTACGACGACCTCGGGCGGCTGCGGCTCAGCCACTCCGGCGCGTTCGGCCTCGGCGCGAACACCAATGTCACCATGCTGCCCGGCGAGCAGCTCGGCATCGTGGTCCTCACCAACGGCGAGCCGGTCGGTCTCGCCGACTCCATCGCACTGGACTTCTTCGACCTCGCGCAGCACGGCAGGTCCACTGCCGACTGGCGGGCCCTCGTGAACCAGGCCTACCAGCACCAGCAGCAGGAAGCCCGCTCCCCCACCGACTACACCAGCCCTCCCGCGCACCCCACCGCCGCGCGCGCCGACGACGCTTACACCGGCACCTACGCGAACGACTACTACGGTCCTCTCACGGTCACCGCGTCCCACGGCACACTGAGCATGCGGCTCGGCCCGAAGCCGACGGTCTTCCGGCTGACCCACTACGACGGCGACACCTTCAGCTTCCAGACCACCGGCGAGAACGCGAGCGGCCTCTCCGGCGTCACCTTCCACCACGTACGCAACGGTCGTGCGGACCGGGTCACGGTCGAAGCCTTCGACCGGAACGGACTTGGCACGTTCGCCCGCCAGTGA
- a CDS encoding SpoIIE family protein phosphatase, whose product MTGSGEQAVRSRARLAALLADASTGALGAAGGRVAGVYLRSSAPGLLRLAVLVGLPGPLFRPWWRLHVARPLPVTDAYRLGVQVVLPNAMATVRRYPQFAAGLPFPFGSVHVPVPGGTEPLGVLTVLRPAVSDSVDELLDRDLLARLAEGLGAELIALADGDPGAVVWDGEPLCVRPPTNSPAQATAGHFSWDPATSSVHVDDRLQAMLGLPSGVSAGTEATFADAVAPADTHRIRAALRDTATGKPPRTPLSLRSQEGTERLLDLWPATPDGPAPKVDGAVFDAGRAASADGAADLLPQGVFCLDRLGVIVYANPAAAGLVDRDLESLLGHTLWEAMPWFTGPPYDDHLRAALLSADPVHFHARRRTPGHGKPADDWLAVSVYPGADLLTCVLVPASRMEAPAGPAPEAQAPEGTAADGHSMAPLYRPIALAIALTDAVTARQVSAVVMQELLPAFGGNRLAIYLLQERHLYLAWETGFPQGFLGPFEGVGLDAHLPGVETLTTGRPLFFESMQQLAAAYPGIPLDADVGARAFLPLIASGRAVGSCILGFDRLRGFSTEERTVLTALAGLIAHAMERAQRYDSEAALARGLQQALLPRRLSAHPGVETAGRYLPGTQGMDVGGDWYDVVEAGDGLALVIGDVQGHGVQAAATMGQLRSSVRAFALSDRPPDEVLSGTNRLLIDLDPGQFASCCYLRLDPATGRAQIARAGHPPPLLRSPDGRTRVLDIPGGVVLGVDPHARYPVTELLLEPDAILALYTDGLVERPGADIDDGITALRLALAKAGAAAGRPGRRSLAGVADRLTATARHATDRPDDVALLLAARRPAPGRIR is encoded by the coding sequence ATGACTGGGAGCGGCGAGCAGGCGGTCCGTTCGCGGGCCCGGCTGGCCGCGCTGCTGGCCGACGCCTCGACCGGTGCGCTCGGCGCGGCCGGTGGCCGGGTGGCTGGCGTGTACCTGCGCTCCAGCGCACCCGGTCTGCTGCGCCTCGCCGTGCTCGTGGGACTGCCCGGTCCGCTGTTCAGGCCCTGGTGGCGGCTGCACGTGGCCCGCCCCCTCCCGGTGACCGACGCCTACCGGCTCGGCGTGCAGGTGGTGCTGCCGAACGCCATGGCGACGGTACGCAGGTACCCCCAGTTCGCGGCGGGTCTGCCCTTCCCGTTCGGGTCGGTGCACGTGCCGGTGCCGGGCGGAACCGAGCCGCTGGGCGTGCTCACCGTGCTGCGTCCGGCGGTGTCCGATTCGGTGGACGAGTTGCTGGACCGGGACCTGCTCGCCCGACTGGCCGAAGGGCTGGGCGCCGAGTTGATCGCACTCGCCGACGGAGACCCGGGCGCGGTCGTCTGGGACGGGGAACCGCTGTGCGTGCGCCCCCCCACGAACAGCCCCGCGCAGGCCACAGCAGGACACTTCAGCTGGGATCCGGCCACGTCATCGGTGCACGTGGACGACCGGCTGCAGGCCATGCTCGGACTGCCCTCGGGCGTGTCCGCGGGTACGGAAGCGACATTCGCGGACGCCGTGGCACCTGCCGACACGCACCGGATCCGGGCCGCGCTGCGCGACACGGCCACCGGGAAGCCGCCGAGGACACCACTGAGCCTGCGGTCACAGGAGGGGACTGAACGGCTGCTGGACCTGTGGCCAGCCACGCCCGACGGCCCCGCGCCGAAAGTCGACGGGGCGGTCTTCGACGCCGGACGGGCCGCCTCCGCGGACGGTGCGGCCGACCTGCTGCCGCAGGGCGTGTTCTGCCTGGACCGGCTGGGAGTGATCGTGTACGCCAATCCCGCTGCAGCCGGGCTGGTGGACCGCGACCTGGAGTCGCTGCTCGGGCACACGCTGTGGGAAGCCATGCCGTGGTTCACAGGGCCGCCATACGACGACCATCTGCGCGCCGCCCTGCTGTCCGCGGACCCGGTGCACTTCCACGCCCGGCGGCGGACCCCCGGCCACGGGAAACCGGCGGACGACTGGCTCGCCGTGTCCGTGTACCCCGGCGCGGACCTGCTGACCTGTGTGCTCGTCCCGGCCAGCCGCATGGAGGCGCCGGCAGGACCGGCCCCCGAGGCGCAGGCCCCGGAAGGCACGGCGGCAGACGGCCACTCCATGGCACCGCTGTACCGGCCGATCGCCCTGGCGATCGCGCTGACGGACGCGGTGACCGCCCGGCAGGTGTCGGCGGTGGTCATGCAGGAGTTGCTGCCCGCGTTCGGCGGCAACCGCCTGGCCATCTACCTCCTGCAGGAACGTCATCTGTACCTGGCCTGGGAGACCGGGTTCCCGCAGGGATTCCTCGGTCCGTTCGAGGGGGTCGGCCTGGACGCGCATCTGCCGGGCGTGGAAACCCTCACCACCGGCCGGCCGCTGTTCTTCGAATCCATGCAGCAGCTGGCAGCCGCCTACCCGGGCATCCCCCTGGACGCGGACGTGGGCGCCCGCGCCTTCCTTCCGCTGATCGCCTCCGGCCGGGCGGTCGGCTCCTGCATCCTGGGCTTCGACAGGCTGCGCGGCTTCAGCACGGAGGAACGCACGGTCCTCACCGCGCTCGCCGGACTGATCGCGCACGCCATGGAGCGGGCGCAGCGCTACGACAGCGAGGCGGCCCTGGCCCGCGGCCTGCAGCAGGCCCTGCTACCGCGCCGGTTGTCGGCGCACCCAGGGGTGGAGACCGCCGGACGCTACCTGCCGGGCACGCAGGGCATGGACGTCGGCGGCGACTGGTACGACGTGGTGGAGGCCGGGGACGGGCTCGCGCTGGTCATCGGCGACGTACAGGGGCACGGGGTGCAGGCGGCAGCCACCATGGGTCAGCTGCGCAGCTCGGTCCGTGCGTTCGCGCTGAGCGACCGGCCGCCGGACGAGGTGCTGAGCGGGACGAACCGCCTGCTGATCGATCTCGACCCGGGCCAGTTCGCCAGCTGTTGCTATCTGCGCCTGGACCCGGCCACCGGCCGCGCTCAGATCGCCCGGGCCGGCCATCCACCACCACTGCTGCGCTCCCCCGACGGACGCACCCGGGTGCTGGACATCCCGGGCGGTGTCGTCCTCGGAGTGGATCCGCACGCGCGGTACCCGGTGACCGAACTGCTGCTGGAGCCCGACGCGATCCTCGCCCTCTACACGGACGGCCTCGTGGAACGGCCGGGGGCCGACATCGACGACGGCATCACGGCGCTGCGGCTGGCCCTCGCCAAGGCCGGGGCCGCCGCCGGACGGCCGGGCCGGCGGTCGCTGGCCGGGGTCGCCGACCGGCTCACAGCCACAGCACGGCACGCCACGGACCGGCCTGACGACGTGGCACTGCTGCTCGCCGCCCGGCGCCCGGCACCCGGGCGGATCCGGTGA
- a CDS encoding SpoIIE family protein phosphatase/ATP-binding protein, which produces MVRLPGRPTTRPPRPFGHPRAPQDPRPAGPASNGSRPGVLRSAVTGRSVAGQFFALQVVIVLLLVVSAVVAQVLQVRHDSDLEAENRSLAVAETFANAPGTVAALRAPDPTAILQPEAEAVRKATGVDFVVVMNTDGIRYTHPKPDRIGKKFVGTIGPALAGGTVTEHIKGTIGPLVQVVVPVKDSGGTVVGLVSAGITTAHVGGAADQQLPLLLAAAAAALALATAGTALVSRRLLRQTRGLGPYEMTRMYEHHDAVLHAVREGVLIVGGDGRLLLANDEAHRLLGLPEDAERRHVLELGLDPETAGLLASGRMATDEVHLVKDRLLAINQRPTDVRGGPAGSVTTLRDSTELRALSGRAEVARERLNMLYDAGVGIGTSLDVTRTAEELAELAVPRFADFATVDLFDAVLSGEEPRPGTALRRAACAGIRKDPPLYPVGERIRFVATSPQARSLTTGQSVVEPQLRNAPGWQAQDLERSDQVMRYGVHSLVTVPLRAGSLVLGVATFWRSEKPQPFDSEELALAEELVARAAVSIDNARRYTREHSMAVTLQRSLLPRSLPEQDALEIAYRYLPAQSGVGGDWFDVLPLSGARVALVVGDVVGHGLHAAATMGRLRTAVHNFSALDLPPDELLGLLDELVGRIDQDEVPAEGAAVVTGATCLYAVYDPVSRLCTMARAGHPPPALVHPDGSVEFPDLPAGPPLGLGGLPFETAELELPEGSRLVLYTDGLVEDRVRDIDEGLELLRRALSSTRGASPEETCRAVLDRLPARPSDDVALIVARTRVLGADRIAEWQVPTDPAAVSEVRASVTRQLAEWGLAELAFTTELILSELVTNSIRYGRGPIGVRLLHDRTLICEVSDRSTTSPHLRYAASTDEGGRGLFLVAQIAERWGTRYTPHGKIIWAEQPLS; this is translated from the coding sequence ATGGTGCGTCTGCCCGGCCGGCCCACGACCCGGCCGCCCCGACCTTTCGGGCACCCGCGCGCACCGCAGGACCCGCGGCCGGCCGGGCCGGCCTCGAACGGCAGTCGGCCGGGCGTGCTGCGGTCGGCGGTGACCGGGCGCAGCGTGGCCGGGCAGTTCTTCGCGCTGCAAGTGGTGATCGTGCTGCTGCTGGTCGTCTCGGCCGTGGTGGCCCAGGTGCTCCAGGTGCGACACGACAGCGACCTGGAGGCGGAGAACCGTTCGCTCGCCGTGGCCGAGACGTTCGCCAACGCGCCGGGCACGGTGGCCGCGCTGCGCGCTCCGGACCCGACGGCGATCCTGCAGCCGGAGGCGGAGGCCGTCCGCAAGGCGACCGGCGTCGACTTCGTCGTCGTGATGAACACGGACGGCATTCGCTACACGCACCCCAAACCCGACCGCATCGGCAAGAAGTTCGTCGGTACGATCGGCCCCGCCCTGGCCGGGGGCACGGTCACCGAGCACATCAAGGGGACGATCGGCCCGCTGGTGCAGGTCGTGGTGCCGGTGAAGGACTCTGGCGGCACGGTAGTGGGTCTGGTGTCGGCGGGCATCACCACGGCGCACGTCGGCGGAGCCGCCGACCAGCAACTGCCGCTGCTGCTCGCGGCGGCAGCCGCGGCACTGGCGCTGGCCACTGCGGGTACGGCCCTGGTCAGCAGGCGCCTGCTGCGCCAGACACGCGGTCTGGGCCCCTATGAGATGACCCGGATGTACGAACACCACGACGCGGTGCTGCACGCGGTCCGGGAAGGAGTGCTGATCGTCGGCGGCGACGGGCGGTTGCTGCTCGCGAACGACGAGGCGCACCGCCTGCTGGGGCTGCCCGAGGACGCCGAGCGGCGGCATGTGCTGGAGTTGGGCCTGGATCCGGAGACGGCAGGGCTCCTGGCCTCCGGGCGGATGGCCACGGACGAGGTGCACCTGGTCAAGGACCGGCTGCTGGCGATCAACCAGCGCCCCACCGACGTGCGCGGCGGACCGGCCGGGAGCGTCACGACGCTGCGCGACTCCACCGAACTGCGCGCGCTGTCCGGCCGCGCGGAGGTGGCACGTGAACGGCTCAACATGTTGTACGACGCCGGGGTCGGCATCGGCACCAGTCTGGACGTCACCCGCACCGCCGAGGAGCTGGCGGAGCTGGCCGTCCCCCGGTTCGCGGACTTCGCGACCGTGGACCTGTTCGACGCGGTGCTGAGCGGCGAGGAACCCAGGCCGGGTACCGCGCTGCGTCGTGCGGCCTGCGCCGGCATCCGCAAGGATCCCCCGCTGTACCCGGTCGGCGAACGGATCCGGTTCGTGGCCACCTCGCCGCAGGCCCGCAGTCTGACCACCGGGCAGTCGGTCGTGGAGCCGCAGCTGCGCAATGCGCCCGGCTGGCAGGCACAGGACCTGGAACGAAGCGACCAGGTCATGCGCTACGGCGTCCATTCGCTGGTGACCGTGCCGCTCAGGGCGGGCAGCCTGGTGCTGGGCGTGGCCACCTTCTGGCGGTCGGAGAAGCCGCAGCCGTTCGACTCCGAGGAGCTGGCGCTGGCCGAGGAGCTGGTCGCACGGGCGGCGGTCTCCATCGACAACGCCCGCCGCTACACGCGCGAGCACAGCATGGCGGTCACCCTGCAGCGCAGTCTGCTGCCCCGGTCGTTGCCCGAGCAGGACGCCCTGGAGATCGCCTACCGCTATCTGCCGGCGCAGTCCGGCGTGGGCGGCGACTGGTTCGATGTGCTGCCGCTGTCGGGCGCCCGGGTGGCCCTCGTCGTCGGTGATGTGGTGGGGCACGGGCTGCACGCGGCGGCGACCATGGGCCGGCTACGCACGGCCGTCCACAACTTCTCGGCGCTGGATCTGCCGCCCGATGAACTCCTGGGCCTGCTCGACGAATTGGTCGGTAGGATTGACCAGGACGAGGTTCCGGCGGAGGGCGCGGCCGTGGTCACGGGTGCGACCTGCCTGTACGCGGTGTACGACCCGGTCTCCCGGTTGTGCACCATGGCCCGGGCCGGTCATCCGCCGCCCGCGCTGGTGCACCCGGACGGCAGTGTGGAATTCCCCGACCTGCCCGCGGGTCCGCCGTTGGGTCTGGGCGGGCTGCCCTTCGAGACGGCCGAGCTGGAACTACCGGAGGGCAGTCGGCTGGTGCTGTACACCGACGGGCTGGTGGAGGATCGGGTCCGGGACATCGACGAGGGGCTGGAGCTGCTGCGCAGGGCCCTGAGCAGCACGCGGGGCGCCTCCCCGGAGGAAACCTGCCGGGCGGTGCTGGACCGGCTCCCGGCCCGGCCAAGTGATGACGTGGCGCTGATCGTGGCCCGTACCCGGGTGCTGGGGGCCGACCGGATCGCCGAGTGGCAGGTGCCGACCGACCCGGCGGCCGTGTCGGAGGTACGGGCCTCGGTGACCCGACAGTTGGCCGAATGGGGCCTGGCGGAACTGGCCTTCACAACCGAGCTGATCCTGAGCGAACTGGTCACCAACTCCATCCGCTACGGGCGCGGCCCGATTGGGGTGCGGCTGCTGCATGATCGAACCCTGATCTGCGAGGTCTCCGACCGCAGCACGACCTCGCCTCATCTGCGGTACGCGGCCAGCACCGACGAGGGTGGCCGGGGCTTGTTCCTGGTCGCGCAGATCGCCGAACGGTGGGGGACGCGCTACACCCCGCACGGCAAGATCATCTGGGCGGAGCAGCCTCTGTCCTGA